In Epinephelus fuscoguttatus linkage group LG15, E.fuscoguttatus.final_Chr_v1, a genomic segment contains:
- the rpl5a gene encoding 60S ribosomal protein L5a codes for MGFVKVVKNKAYFKRYEVKFRRRREGKTDFFARKRLVVQDKNKYNTPKYRMIVRFSNRDICCQIAYAKIEGDQIVCAAYSHELPKYGITVGLTNYAAAYCTGLLLARRLLHKFGMDQVYEGQVEVTGDEFNVESIDGQPGAFTCYLDAGLARTTTGNKVFGALKGAVDGGLAIPHSLKRFPGYDTESKEFNADVHRKHIMGMNVADYMSYLMEEDEEAYKKQFSRFIKNGVTADTVEEMYKKAHAAIRANPVHEKKPTKDIKKKRWNRAKLSLAQRKDRIAQKKASFLRAQEQEAGDG; via the exons ATG GGTTTTGTCAAAGTGGTGAAGAACAAGGCCTACTTCAAGAGATATGAAGTCAAATtcaggagaagaagag AGGGAAAAACTGACTTCTTTGCCCGCAAGCGCCTGGTCGTGCAGGACAAGAACAAGTACAACACACCCAAGTACCGCATGATCGTCAGGTTCTCCAACAGAGACATCTGCTGCCAG ATTGCCTATGCAAAGATCGAAGGAGACCAGATCGTGTGTGCTGCGTACTCTCACGAGCTGCCCAAATATGGCATCACCGTAGGCCTTACCAACTACGCTGCAGCCTACTGCACCGGGCTGCTGCTGGCTCGCCGG CTGCTGCACAAGTTTGGCATGGACCAGGTGTACGAGGGCCAGGTGGAGGTGACGGGAGATGAGTTCAACGTGGAGAGCATTGACGGACAGCCGGGGGCCTTCACCTGTTACCTGGATGCAGGCTTGGCCAGAACCACCACAGGGAACAAGGTGTTCGGAGCGCTGAAGGGAGCAGTCGATGGAGGGCTGGCCATCCCTCACAG TCTAAAACGTTTCCCCGGTTACGACACAGAGAGCAAAGAGTTCAACGCGGACGTGCATCGAAAACACATCATGGGCATGAACGTTGCTGACTACATGTCTTACCTgatggaggaggacgaggaggccTACAAGAAACAGTTCTCTCGCTTTATCAAGAACGGAGTCACGGCAGACACA GTCGAAGAAATGTACAAAAAAGCACACGCCGCCATCAGAGCGAACCCTGTCCACGAAAAGAAACCCACGAAAGACATCAAGAAGAAGAG GTGGAATCGCGCCAAGTTATCTCTGGCACAGAGGAAGGACCGCATCGCCCAGAAAAAAGCCAGCTTCTTACGAGCACAAGAACAAGAAGCGGGCGACGGTTAG